Proteins encoded within one genomic window of Cyprinus carpio isolate SPL01 unplaced genomic scaffold, ASM1834038v1 S000006759, whole genome shotgun sequence:
- the LOC109113630 gene encoding chloride intracellular channel protein 5-like isoform X1 codes for MATNNQENIYEQIEETKENIYEKPYDNNPEPKYENQGASKEIPEEPLYSTVNQLSPDYMNMRRTSQEEEEQPSPTSEPGEQLESELMVASLPNGDVYGSSSFEETGDPCDDQPSLVHEDLLMAYSLPEDGSPEPEEVVDYSLKDVENSTVEEPAAVPDPDQPNIALFVKAGCDGESIGNCPFSQRLFMILWLKGVVFNVTTVDLKRKPADLHNLAPGTHPPFLTFNGEVKTDINKIEEFLEGVLAPPKYPKLAASHKESNTAGNDIFAKFSAFIKNTKPDANEALQKGLTKALTKLDEYLNSPLPDEVDADSMEEERASNRKFLDGNDLTLADCNLLPKLHIVKVVAKKYRNYDIPSDLTGVWRYLNNAYAQEEFTNTCAADNEIELAYKDVAKRLTK; via the exons ATGGCCACAAACAACCaagaaaatatatatgaacaaatagaAGAGACAAAGGAAAACATATATGAAAAGCCATATGACAACAACCCAGAGCCGAAATATGAGAATCAAGGTGCAAGTAAGGAAATTCCAGAGGAGCCGCTGTACAGCACGGTCAATCAACTGTCTCCAGACTATATGAATATGAGAAGAACATCTCAAGAGGAAGAAGAACAGCCTTCACCCACAAGTGAACCAGGAGAGCAGCTCGAAAGCGAGCTCATGGTGGCCTCTCTGCCGAATGGAGATGTTTACGGATCTTCATCTTTCGAGGAAACTGGAGATCCTTGTGATGACCAGCCCTCATTGGTCCACGAAGACCTGCTCATGGCTTACAGTCTCCCAGAAGACGGATCTCCAGAACCTGAGGAGGTAGTTGACTACAGCCTGAAGGACGTGGAGAACAGCACTGTGGAAGAGCCAGCTGCAGTTCCAGACCCAGATCAGCCTAATATTGCGCTTTTTGTCAAG GCTGGTTGTGATGGCGAGAGCATCGGAAACTGTCCATTCTCCCAACGCCTCTTCATGATCCTCTGGCTCAAAGGTGTGGTCTTCAACGTCACCACTGTTGACCTGAAGAG gaaaCCAGCTGATTTGCACAATTTGGCTCCAGGCACTCACCCTCCTTTCTTGACCTTCAACGGTGAGGTGAAGACAGACATTAACAAGATCGAGGAGTTTCTGGAGGGGGTTTTGGCACCGCCAA AGTACCCCAAACTTGCAGCCAGTCACAAGGAGTCAAACACAGCTGGGAATGACATATTTGCAAAGTTCTCAGCTTTCATAAAAAACACTAAGCCAGATGCGAATGAAG CTCTGCAGAAGGGTTTGACAAAGGCACTCACGAAGCTGGACGAGTACCTGAACAGTCCTTTGCCTGATGAGGTAGATGCTGACAGCATGGAGGAGGAGAGGGCCTCCAACCGCAAGTTCCTGGACGGGAATGATCTGACTCTGGCAGACTGCAACCTGCTGCCAAAGCTCCACATAGTGAAG GTTGTTGCCAAGAAATATCGGAACTATGACATCCCAAGTGATTTGACAGGTGTGTGGCGTTACCTGAACAATGCGTATGCACAAGAAGAGTTCACCAACACCTGTGCCGCCGACAACGAGATCGAATTAGCATATAAGGATGTGGCTAAAAGGCTAACCAAGTAA
- the LOC109113630 gene encoding chloride intracellular channel protein 5-like isoform X2: MGDAQEPDIELFVKAGCDGESIGNCPFSQRLFMILWLKGVVFNVTTVDLKRKPADLHNLAPGTHPPFLTFNGEVKTDINKIEEFLEGVLAPPKYPKLAASHKESNTAGNDIFAKFSAFIKNTKPDANEALQKGLTKALTKLDEYLNSPLPDEVDADSMEEERASNRKFLDGNDLTLADCNLLPKLHIVKVVAKKYRNYDIPSDLTGVWRYLNNAYAQEEFTNTCAADNEIELAYKDVAKRLTK, from the exons ATGGGAGACGCTCAAGAACCTGATATTGAGTTGTTTGTCAAG GCTGGTTGTGATGGCGAGAGCATCGGAAACTGTCCATTCTCCCAACGCCTCTTCATGATCCTCTGGCTCAAAGGTGTGGTCTTCAACGTCACCACTGTTGACCTGAAGAG gaaaCCAGCTGATTTGCACAATTTGGCTCCAGGCACTCACCCTCCTTTCTTGACCTTCAACGGTGAGGTGAAGACAGACATTAACAAGATCGAGGAGTTTCTGGAGGGGGTTTTGGCACCGCCAA AGTACCCCAAACTTGCAGCCAGTCACAAGGAGTCAAACACAGCTGGGAATGACATATTTGCAAAGTTCTCAGCTTTCATAAAAAACACTAAGCCAGATGCGAATGAAG CTCTGCAGAAGGGTTTGACAAAGGCACTCACGAAGCTGGACGAGTACCTGAACAGTCCTTTGCCTGATGAGGTAGATGCTGACAGCATGGAGGAGGAGAGGGCCTCCAACCGCAAGTTCCTGGACGGGAATGATCTGACTCTGGCAGACTGCAACCTGCTGCCAAAGCTCCACATAGTGAAG GTTGTTGCCAAGAAATATCGGAACTATGACATCCCAAGTGATTTGACAGGTGTGTGGCGTTACCTGAACAATGCGTATGCACAAGAAGAGTTCACCAACACCTGTGCCGCCGACAACGAGATCGAATTAGCATATAAGGATGTGGCTAAAAGGCTAACCAAGTAA